GCATAAAGATATCTCGCTACGGGCCTATGGCTATTCCTCGTGGCTGCTGGTGTGTTGGACTCTTGAGAAATTTATTGAATGCAGGGATACTATACagaagagtcaaagtaatgtgtTAGAGAAGTAAAGTCAACCATGATGCGATATTTATGGAATGGGAGGAAGTATAAAGCTTCGTCAGGGGCATGCAAGTTATGTTGCGTGGAAGAAATTGATGTGTGTCGATCAAGCTAGTTGTAGCAGCCTGCTCATAACATGGTTGGTGATATTGAGAAGGCTAGCTACTTGGAAGTTGGAACATCGAAATTGATATGGTGTAATGGTGTTTGGTTCCTTCTGTGATTCCGATTGGAAACAACTGAGCAATTTTTTTTCAGCAAAAGCATGCAGGGAAAGCTTGCTATGCACGAATGAAAATTATTAAGTTTATCCGGGTGCACCGATGAATGCAGGTAGTATGGATAAAATCGAAGCAAAATCTCACAAAAACGAATATTAAGGCTTTCCTCGATAAAAATCGATGGAATCTCCTCCAGAATTCAATAAAGGAGGCTTCAATTTCCATCTAATATAAATTAATTACGGAATAACATTTTACCTTTTCTAATAAACATTCAGATAACAAAAACactgtttttggttttttttaaaaaaagtcagAATTCTCATTTGAATCGGACATTCTCTCAACGTTGTTCATTCCCACAACTTCACTAGTACTAACCTTGCTAGATGATGGACTACACTATTGCCATTTCTCTTAACATTTGACTAGATTATAAAGAAACAAAGAATCGGAACAAAACTAGAACTAGAGGTAGCTTGCAATATCTTACAAAACATAATCGACTTCGACCCTTTTGGTAACTTTTAGATGTGTACACTACTAAATGTAAGTTCACACCATATTTTACTTCATTTATCCTAATATCTTGTTAAAGTAAGATAAATGAGTAAATACAATCATGTTTAGATCTACAAATAGATTcaaattttataaaataaaaaaagtctCTAAGCTTTGAATATAACATATTTTTGGATTCTAATAAGGAAACAAAAACATAAAGTAAAACAAACCCAAAAGTCCAACATTCAAGATATCGTCACCGGAGCAATATTGGTTGTGGTCATAGTTTTCTACGTCGACAGACATGGATGTAGACGCCGAGCTAAGCGACACTGAAGGAGCGGTGGTGgtgacggtggtggtggttgtggtggtggtgtcACATTGATATTTGTTTTTCATATAATCTTGTAAAATAGATGGTTGCTTTCCAACCTCAAGTTCACCATTcttcttatttttaattttcgaaattctTCTCCTTTTGGCAGCATTCCAATGGTTTTTGATCGAATTCTCAGTTCTTCCTGGAATTTTCTTGGCAATTTCTTTCCAGCGATTTCCATATTGCTCGTGCGCAGCCACTAACATCCTTTCTTCATCATCGTCCCATGCGTCTCTCTGAAATTTTATTCTAAGAACATAATAAAAGAAGGGAATATGCATAGTAGTTGTATTACATGAAATTTAAACAACAGTTACATGAActtaattttgaatttatttttgttttaacacATAATTAAGTTTATGGTGCAAATTAAAAGTACGTACCTTGATGTGTTCTCGTAAATGATTATGCCATCTTTCACGGCATTGTTTCCCCGTTCTTCCCACCATCCTCTGTGCGATAAAGGCCCATTTTCTTTGTCCATATTTTTTGACAAAGTTTTTCAGAAGCCTTCATATCAtgataaaaagaacaaaaaaatgaCATGAACAAAATCATTCATTTCTTTTATGgagtacaaaaaaaattaaaaaaagttagcCCGATCGAGTGTATATATTCGCCTATTCAGAATGATGAGAAAACATAAAGCGGGAGAACTTGGTAACTTTCATCTAGGAGCGTTCGAGGAGAACAAATTGTATTATAGAACATAGAACATACGAAGGAGTATATTGCATAGAAAATCACatgtataatttttattttattttatttgaacacTTAATATGTGTTCCTAGCTTgcatcggaaaaaaaaaatcaaaattttgatttaattttaattaaaactttTGCAATTTATTTACAAGTTTCACTGATATACTATGAATATAACAAAATATGTACTTGaacaaataaatagaaaaaaaaataggaaatgTGTCATACGGTAACCAAAAATTATGGTGATCGGACCGGCTATAGCTTTACTTTGACCAACTTTACACtttgttttactaaccaatATTTGGTTTGATGAATAAGGAAGCGTTAGACAATCTTTGAATTTTACTTTCTTAACTCCCGGAATGAGATATTAGAATTGTTTTTAAATTTACTGATATACTTTTGTGGATTTCTTAAACATATAAAAGATGGCATGACAAATTTTGATCAATCGGGCCAAATGCTACGTACAAACATAAATGGTGACAAAAATGCTCTTTAATGGATTAAGGACAAATTGGTTTTTACCTcctaaaaaaaatcgaaaatttattttttaccaccttaaaaactaaaacttgtattttaccacctaaaaagtttttaaaacttgttttttaccacctgaaaaatggaaaaaataaatgaaaatgtaaTGCATGGGATacaataacggtaatatttctgatatgttctctttttcaacgatttcatgtatttaactctctTTTCTTCCCCCGATTTATTATCTTTCATGAATTCACATGATTTTTCACCATCATTAAttcataaaattaacaaaatttaatggaaataaagagagaagggtgaaagagttaaaaaaaatcacaaatggAGTGTAAAAAGTTGGAGGAAAATCAAATTAGGTAGCTACACTAGACCTGATTAAAAGGCGGGCCAGGCCAAGAGCATAAAAATCTGCCCATTATGTAGGGTCGGGCCGCGCCAAATTTCGGGCCAATTTTTTGTGCCCAAAACGCGTTATTTCTGGCTCAAAAATAGAGGGCTTTTCGGGCCATTTTATGGccggccaaatttataactaaaattgttgttttacgTTGCCCAAAGCTAGACCTGGTCAAAAGGCGGGCCGAGCCGAGAGCATAAAAATCTGCCCATTTATTTTCGGTCGAACGGGACAAACTTCAGGCCAATTTTTTGTGCCCAAAACACGCTATTTCGGGTCAAAAACAACAGGCTTTTCAGGCCATTTTCGGGCTAGGccaaatttataattaaaattgttgttttatgTTGCACAAAGCCCGTAATGTTTTAAAAAAGTTTGGGCCAGAATAATCTGCCCAAAACCCGGTGATTTTCGAGTCAGGCCCATGTTGATCAGCTCTACCCAAAGCccgtaattttttaaaaaagttcagTCGGACCGGGCCGGAATAATCTGCTCAAAACCCAGTAATTTTCGGGTCGGGCCCATGTTGATCAGCTCTAAGTTACACATAAAgatttcatctattttttcgttttcaggtggtaaaaaacaagttttaatttattttttttagttggtaaaaacaagttttagttttttagatagttaaaaataaattttcaatttttataggtggtaaaaaataatttgtccaTTGATTAATCTGACCAAAATATTTGGTCAATACATGTCATAAACCACTTAATCATCCAAATAATTTAGAACAACACCTTGAGAACAAATAGATACTCAAACAAAAACACTAATTTCTTGTACAAGTTAAACTAATCACGAAAGAGGCATTGAAAAGttataaatttcattaaaatttatTTCATCTACCAATAAAAAATAGGAAGAAAAACTACAAACCTATCTTCCTCAGTGGTCCATTGCTCTTTGACATGAGTTTTTCCTTTAGGTCTCCCACCCTTGATCGTGGCCATATCTTCTTTAACAAACAAATCGTTTACAAAGTGTATACGATCTTGCATGGTGGTGGTTGGACAAATGTTATTGTTACCAACACCATAAATATGATTAGGATTATTCTCATGTAATGACACAAAATTGTTCAAGTAAGTATGTTCTAGGATTTGTGGTACAACCACGGGCGTATTAGGGGTTGTTGTTTTCCAAGTTTGAGTAAAATAAGAAAAAAGGGTGGTGTTATCGCCACCACGTAAAAAACTATCAACGACTGATGATGGAACAATAGGGGATATTAATGAATACTCTATTGGTTTGGGAATATCGAAAATATTAGTATAAGATCTACCAAATTCTTCTCCTTCCATCATCATGGTGAAAATGGTTGTGAATTTGAAAAACTAAGAAGGTTTAACAAAACAAAAAGGTGAAAATGAGAAGAGAGAAATGAGGGAGGGAAAGCTAATGCTTAGGCTTGTAGTAAGTTTGTTGATTAGAGTAATATATTCATCTCTTATATATATAAACAAGACAACCCAATGGTTGGTGATTTTAAAATAACTTGATATAGCTCCACATGTCTCCCTTGTAAGAAAAAAATTAGTGAAAAAATAATGATTCAATTATTTACATTTCCATAAATTTTGATTACATTTGATTTAAAGACATtactagaaaacaaattaggTGTGGTAAAATCAATTTGCAAAGAAGTTGGTCAATTATAAGTTATGCAATTAAGTGTATATATATgactatttaattaaaaaatcaaggtataattcttataaaaaaaattaatttacacattggtaaaaaaataaaaaattccttatttcaaaataataaactGCAATTATAATTGATTGAATATCTATCCGAATCACAAATCATTTTATTCAGCTTTAATTGTGATATTCTTCCTATTACGTTTGAAAGAAATGATATCTTTCCAAAATTCATTTTTTTACCTTTTTCGGAATTCTTATATCTCTGGAGAAAATGACGTGTCATACAATTTTtcgaatattaaatattatgtaAAACATATCACGTATAATGCGCAACATGTTGAActtaaatatttatatttatgtgctttcttaaaaaataaattgtaaAGATGAAAGAGAAATCACAAGCAAAAGGGGGCAATTTTTGCAATTATTCTTAACTAtaacaattaaataaaaatggaataaaatgTAATAAGAAATTTTCATGAAATAAGCCTAagtgtaatattttttttcagcAATATGAGTTCAATTGATCATGTTACTTCACTTGTCATTTTTGGTTAATTTCTGTATATATAAATAGAAGTGTAAATGCTATATTATCAACAAATGCCAATTAAAACTATCAATCATGAACATGTTTAATATGTCTCCTTGTAGATAGTGGTGTTAAAATCCGGTCACAATCGGAAAGTAGACCGAAATTGAAATGGTTATTGGTCCGATCTTCGGTCCTTTAAATTTGGGTTTTTAGGTTTTTTTAGGCTTGTCCAGTTCAAATCCATAATTTTCCAGTCTGGACCGGTTGACCCGATTTacattaaaaattattttttttagtgtCCTGAAAATTATGTAGTCCGTATTTTTTTCCTACATTTTAGTCTTTTATATCCATCTATACTCCCTTAAAAATGGATAATTAAAGTTTGAAAGATTTTCTAACTATTCCgtataattttttggaaaaataattccgaaatttGTATGGAGGCATTATCAATTATTTGGTCCAATCCGCTCTAAACCCGGATCGAACAAAAAAAATCGGCCCGATCTTGACCAGAACTTTTTCGATCCAGTCTTCTGTTCACTAATTTTCTTGATTCCAGTTCCGGTCCGATTTTAGACCGGTGTACAGGCGTACAATTGTAATCTTTTATATCTATAGCCAATATATTGCCAATATTTAGCATTTGTtcctttttatatatatatatatttttttttcttcttttagtATCTAGGCTATGTTTGGCAATACTAGCTGAAATTGAGCTGAACTGATAAGTTACCTGAAATGGGGTAAGGTAGCACCTGAAATTAATAAggtgctgaaactgataagttaGCTGTTTGCATTATTGGTTTGTTAAAACTATTAATTTTCAAGTACATgaaattttaagttttaattgatattttatatatttctacatttaaatatattttttgtgaaatacggagtaataataaaTAGAATATTGAATCtcaattaacttttttttttattgtaattGAAATTTATAATGTGAACATCGaaacaattttataaataaaacaaCGGATTTTTCacgaaatacccccgaggtttaagtttattcaccaaataccctcgcagtttcagtaattcaccaaatacccctgaggtttcattttctcgcatgacttaCCTCTGCCGTTAAGTTGCTGTTAGAAACTTtatttcaccagataccccctgtatttcaaaaactttatttcaccagatacccctgtGGTTTCTTATGTTTTCACCATGTACCCATATGTTTTATGATcatttcaccagatacccctgctTAATTAACAACgactattttaaaaaaaaaaaactaattgttGTACTATCTCCTCTATATAAAGGAGGAGCAGCAACATCACCTTATCACACATCTTTCTGTTCTTCCCACAAATGAGCTCATATTATCCCAACTCACTTTTTACAAATGAGCTCATATTCTCAATCTTCCTCTACAATGTATGAATCATCATACGTTGTAGTTCCCAACATAACATGCAACAAATGTGGGAAAAACTTTGCAATAAGAAGTTGTGAAACAGCGAAAAATACTCAAAGACTATATTACAAGTGTGACTTATGTGACAACTTCAAGTGGTGCAAGGGAAACATTGAGCAACCCCATCCAAGCGCGCAGAAACAACAGAGGTAGCACAGAGGAAGGAGAAATGCAAGAAAATAGAAGTTTGAATGaggaaattcaccaaatgaagaagaaactcAAGCAATAGAAGAAATTAATGCATGGAGCTATCAAAATTGGCATTCTAATGTTTCTGATTCTAGTATTTGTAATGAGAAAGTGAATGATGTGTAATAAACAACAAAATTTCATCAATAATATGACATTTCATTTCCGCTTTAAGTAGCTTTACAAAAGTGTGCCCCCGACACGCAAAATATAGACAACGGTCTTTAAGTGTAGTTTTACAAAAACTTGCTCCCATAGGCAAGAGATATACCCAATAAGTGCAACTTCACGAAATATGCTCCAATATGCAATGAAATGagtatttataaaaaaaattaagtataCTTCCTTTTGTTTCCCTTAGTTGGTGCATTACCTTGTTGCTTTTTATTAGAAGCACCAGGGTCCCCTTGCTGTGAACAAGAAGCACCAGCAGCAGAAGAACCAGCAGCAGCAGAAGAACTAGCAGCAGCATCATCAACAACCTTATTTTAATTTGCTTTGCAGTGGCTCCACCTCTACATGTCCTTGCATTGTGTCCCACCTCCATACACTTACTACACTTCACACTGTTGTTTCTCTTCCCCTTCATTGGATCATGTTTACTTCTCTTAATTTCTCAGTTTAGGTGGTCTACCATCAGCTCTCTTCATGGGTGGTGGGAGGATGATAGGGATATCAAAAGAAGGCCATTGAGTTGGGTCAGATATGGGGTGTATATGGTCTGAATAAGTTAACTTG
This sequence is a window from Spinacia oleracea cultivar Varoflay chromosome 1, BTI_SOV_V1, whole genome shotgun sequence. Protein-coding genes within it:
- the LOC130465667 gene encoding transcription factor MYB119-like, with amino-acid sequence MATIKGGRPKGKTHVKEQWTTEEDRLLKNFVKKYGQRKWAFIAQRMVGRTGKQCRERWHNHLREHIKRDAWDDDEERMLVAAHEQYGNRWKEIAKKIPGRTENSIKNHWNAAKRRRISKIKNKKNGELEVGKQPSILQDYMKNKYQCDTTTTTTTTVTTTAPSVSLSSASTSMSVDVENYDHNQYCSGDDILNVGLLGLFYFMFLFPY